A window of the Bombina bombina isolate aBomBom1 chromosome 3, aBomBom1.pri, whole genome shotgun sequence genome harbors these coding sequences:
- the LOC128651562 gene encoding LOW QUALITY PROTEIN: AN1-type zinc finger protein 5-like (The sequence of the model RefSeq protein was modified relative to this genomic sequence to represent the inferred CDS: inserted 2 bases in 1 codon), producing the protein MAQETNQTPGPMLCSTGCGFYGNPRTSGMCSVCYKEHLQRQNSGRISPMGTTSGSNSPSAEYASVQRVETALNICDAASSPSXTNQGSLPVTQQMTEMSISREDHITSAKLETTEPVVTQPSPSVSQPSTSQNEEKAPELTKPKKNRCFMCRKKIGLTGFDCRCGNLFCGLHRYSDKHNCPYDYKAEAAAKIRKENPVVVAEKIQRI; encoded by the exons ATGGCTCAGGAGACGAATCAGACTCCAGGACCTATGCTGTGCAGTACAGGATGTGGCTTTTATGGCAACCCTAGAACCAGTGGCATGTGCTCAGTGTGCTACAAAGAGCATCTTCAGCGGCAAAACAGTGGCAGAATCAGCCCAATGGGCACAACTAGTGGTTCAAATAGTCCTTCAGCTGAATATGCATCTGTACAGAGAGTAGAAACTGCTTTGAACATCTGTGACGCTGCTAGCAGCCCATC GACAAATCAAGGGAGTTTACCTGTTACCCAGCAGATGACAGAAATGAGCATTTCAAGAGAAGACCATATAACCTCTGCAAAACTAGAAACTACAGAACCTGTTGTGACCCAGCCAAGTCCATCTGTATCTCAGCCTAGTACTTCTCAGAATGAGGAAAAGGCCCCAGAATTGACAAAACCAAAGAAAAACAGATGTTTCATGTGCAGGAAGAAGATTGGACTTACAGGTTTTGATTGTCGCTGTGGAAatctgttttgtggacttcatcgTTATTCGGACAAGCACAACTGCCCTTATGACTACAAAGCTGAGGCTGCAGCAAAAATAAGGAAAGAAAATCCTGTTGTTGTTGCAGAGAAGATTCAGAGAATATAA